From the genome of Psychrilyobacter atlanticus DSM 19335, one region includes:
- the hflX gene encoding GTPase HflX: protein MGRPGKVKGFIDSVIGKAIVVGIEVFARKSNVSLEDSLSELKELSHAAGIETVYTISQRKNRIESGTYLGSGKIEEIRALAARYGADILLVDDELSGIQIRNLESILDMEIIDRTSLILDIFANRAKSKEGKLQVELARLRYEKPRIVGGSSQLSKQAGGIGSRGLGEKKLELDRRTIDKRIRDVERSIEGLKKQREVQKNKRRKSHLQTVALIGYTNAGKSTLMNTFLRVNNPLKSKHESPVADMLFATLDPFHRKVKLKDNLEFILTDTVGFVSKLPHTLVDAFMSTLEEVKDADLLLYVVDVSNEEYEHQLKVTKNVVKELGAQEIPYIIVQNKKDRLDPEKLLEIIDPLETTIPISALNGDGLDQLISGIEEKIMKDYRVVNLIIPFERGSMANYILENTKVVEHKYLDDGLHVRAYLNGHDINKYNLFLV from the coding sequence ATGGGAAGACCAGGAAAAGTAAAAGGTTTTATAGATAGTGTGATTGGAAAGGCTATAGTTGTAGGAATAGAGGTTTTTGCTAGAAAAAGTAATGTATCTTTAGAGGATTCATTATCAGAGTTAAAGGAATTATCTCATGCTGCAGGAATAGAAACTGTTTATACAATAAGCCAGAGAAAGAATAGAATAGAGTCTGGGACTTATTTAGGAAGTGGAAAAATAGAGGAAATAAGGGCTTTGGCGGCTAGGTATGGTGCTGATATCCTCCTTGTAGACGATGAACTTTCGGGGATACAGATAAGAAATCTAGAGAGCATATTGGATATGGAGATAATAGATAGAACCAGTTTGATCCTGGATATATTCGCTAACAGAGCTAAGAGTAAGGAAGGTAAACTACAGGTTGAATTAGCCAGATTGAGATATGAAAAACCTAGGATTGTAGGAGGGAGTAGCCAGCTATCAAAACAAGCCGGAGGAATAGGATCTAGAGGACTGGGAGAAAAGAAGTTAGAGTTAGATAGGAGAACTATCGATAAGAGGATAAGGGATGTAGAAAGATCGATAGAGGGTTTAAAAAAACAAAGGGAAGTACAAAAAAATAAAAGAAGAAAGAGTCATCTCCAGACAGTTGCTCTAATTGGATATACAAATGCAGGGAAATCAACTTTGATGAATACTTTCTTAAGGGTGAATAACCCACTCAAGAGTAAACATGAATCACCAGTTGCAGACATGTTATTTGCTACATTGGATCCATTTCACAGAAAAGTAAAATTAAAAGATAATCTAGAGTTTATATTGACGGATACAGTTGGGTTTGTGAGTAAATTACCCCATACTCTGGTGGATGCTTTTATGTCAACATTAGAAGAGGTAAAAGATGCAGATCTACTTTTATATGTGGTAGATGTATCCAATGAGGAGTATGAACACCAATTAAAAGTTACTAAAAACGTAGTAAAGGAGTTAGGAGCACAAGAAATTCCATATATAATAGTTCAAAATAAAAAAGATCGATTAGATCCGGAAAAACTTTTAGAAATTATTGATCCCCTAGAAACAACAATACCGATATCTGCTTTAAATGGTGATGGACTAGATCAGTTGATCTCTGGAATTGAGGAAAAAATCATGAAGGATTATAGAGTTGTAAACTTGATTATTCCATTTGAAAGAGGATCTATGGCCAACTATATATTGGAGAATACCAAGGTTGTAGAGCATAAATATTTAGATGATGGACTCCATGTAAGGGCCTATTTAAACGGACACGATATCAATAAATATAATTTATTTTTAGTATAA
- a CDS encoding cold-shock protein, whose translation MLKGTVKWFNDDKGFGFIQAEDGNDYFAHFSQINKEGFKTLKEGEEVTFEITEGAKGPQASNIETV comes from the coding sequence ATGTTAAAAGGAACAGTTAAATGGTTTAATGACGATAAAGGATTTGGATTTATCCAAGCTGAAGATGGAAACGACTACTTCGCACATTTCTCTCAAATCAACAAAGAAGGATTCAAAACTTTAAAAGAAGGGGAAGAAGTAACTTTCGAAATCACTGAAGGTGCTAAAGGTCCTCAAGCTTCAAACATCGAAACTGTATAA
- the abc-f gene encoding ribosomal protection-like ABC-F family protein translates to MLQVTMDKITKYYGSNLILDDISLRIIEGEKIGLIGKNGSGKSTIFKIISKIEDYSSGNLTLQKNLKIGYLVQDFTSFLNSDVNEVLYSGFDNLLTLERKINNSLKLIEDHTSPTYNEDLINYGKLQEEFESQGGYEIDEKIKKIKLGLKIPDKFLKKKISELSGGEKNRVFLAKALVDEPDLLLLDEPTNHLDLSSIKWLEEFVKGYKKSIFLISHDRYFLDNTIDKIYELNHKGAEIFNGNYSYYVVEKERRYLKELEIFLAQEKKIKQMEDAIRRFRHWGSNGDNESMFIKAENMRKRIEKMEKIDKPKIEKNISFDFDSQGRSGKRVIKIEKISKRINDKLLFKNISLDLYLGEKLGIIGSNGSGKSTLLKMILDEADGITLGTNLKVAYLDQNLTFTDYQATLIDVFRNESIVKESELHRCLAKFHFYNEDLNKKIESLSGGEKARLKLAIMINNGFNLLILDEPTNHLDLHFKEILEETLASFNGTLLFISHDRYFLNKIANRIVELKDQTLYDYPGNFNYYLDQTSEAIVEVIKKVKVDTRVRDNQKQKNDERRLKKLKDLETKLLKTLDNLETDISLNQDDYTKLGNLIEEKEKNEIDYENLLEEMFELEELLS, encoded by the coding sequence ATGTTACAAGTTACTATGGATAAAATAACTAAGTACTATGGTTCGAATTTAATATTAGACGATATATCACTTAGAATAATAGAAGGTGAAAAAATTGGTTTGATCGGCAAAAATGGAAGCGGTAAATCAACTATCTTTAAAATAATCTCTAAAATAGAAGATTACAGCAGTGGGAACCTGACCTTACAAAAAAATCTTAAAATCGGGTATTTAGTACAAGATTTCACCAGTTTTTTAAATAGTGATGTCAATGAAGTTCTATACAGTGGATTCGACAACCTTTTGACTTTAGAAAGAAAAATTAACAATTCTTTAAAACTGATCGAAGACCACACTTCTCCTACCTATAATGAGGATCTCATAAATTATGGTAAATTACAGGAGGAATTTGAATCTCAAGGCGGTTACGAGATAGATGAAAAAATTAAAAAAATTAAATTAGGGTTAAAAATTCCTGACAAATTTTTGAAAAAAAAGATTAGTGAACTTAGTGGTGGGGAAAAAAATAGAGTTTTTCTTGCTAAAGCTTTGGTAGATGAACCAGATCTATTGCTATTGGACGAACCCACAAACCATCTGGACCTCAGTTCTATAAAATGGTTGGAAGAATTTGTTAAAGGATATAAAAAAAGTATTTTCTTAATCTCCCATGACAGGTATTTTTTAGATAATACTATCGATAAAATTTACGAATTAAATCATAAAGGTGCTGAGATATTCAACGGGAACTATAGTTACTACGTTGTAGAAAAAGAAAGGAGATATCTCAAAGAATTAGAAATATTCTTAGCTCAGGAGAAAAAAATCAAACAGATGGAAGATGCTATTAGAAGATTTAGACACTGGGGTAGTAATGGTGATAACGAATCTATGTTTATCAAAGCTGAAAACATGAGAAAACGTATAGAAAAAATGGAAAAAATAGATAAACCAAAAATAGAAAAAAACATTTCATTTGATTTTGACAGCCAGGGGAGAAGTGGTAAAAGAGTTATTAAAATAGAAAAAATTTCTAAGAGAATAAATGACAAATTACTATTTAAAAATATCTCTTTAGATTTGTATCTAGGTGAAAAATTGGGTATCATAGGTTCTAACGGCAGCGGTAAATCTACACTTTTAAAGATGATCCTAGATGAAGCCGATGGTATTACTCTCGGAACCAACCTAAAGGTTGCTTATCTCGACCAAAACCTCACATTTACAGACTACCAAGCTACTCTAATCGATGTTTTTAGAAATGAAAGTATTGTCAAAGAATCTGAACTTCATAGATGTTTAGCAAAATTCCACTTCTATAATGAAGATTTAAATAAAAAAATAGAATCCCTCAGTGGAGGAGAAAAAGCCAGGTTAAAATTAGCTATCATGATAAACAATGGATTCAATCTTCTTATCCTAGACGAACCCACTAATCATTTGGATCTGCATTTTAAAGAAATTTTAGAAGAAACACTGGCTTCATTTAACGGAACTCTTCTATTTATTTCCCACGATAGATACTTTTTAAATAAAATCGCAAATAGGATTGTGGAATTAAAGGATCAAACTTTGTATGATTATCCTGGTAATTTTAATTATTACTTAGATCAGACTTCAGAAGCAATCGTAGAAGTTATAAAAAAAGTTAAAGTAGATACCAGAGTCAGGGATAATCAAAAACAAAAAAATGATGAGCGTAGACTGAAAAAATTAAAAGACCTTGAAACAAAACTTTTAAAAACCCTGGATAATTTAGAGACCGATATCTCTTTAAATCAAGATGATTATACAAAATTAGGTAATTTAATCGAAGAAAAAGAAAAAAATGAGATAGATTATGAAAATTTACTGGAAGAAATGTTTGAATTAGAAGAGCTTTTATCTTAA
- a CDS encoding threonine/serine exporter family protein has product MFIQSLVAILATLGFGIIFNIRGKNLFFSALVGGVSWFTYLLCVKHNTSLMFSYFAPSVVLTLCSEILARFLKTPVTSILISGLIPLVPGSGIYYTMFYMLEKDMEKAVFKGVETMFAAGALSFGIVVVSSLVRILKTGQKNRHSRNMS; this is encoded by the coding sequence ATGTTTATACAAAGTTTAGTAGCTATTTTAGCAACTTTGGGATTCGGTATTATCTTTAATATTCGGGGGAAAAATTTATTTTTTTCTGCCCTAGTAGGAGGTGTAAGTTGGTTCACTTACTTACTTTGTGTTAAACACAACACCTCTTTGATGTTTTCTTACTTTGCACCATCTGTTGTTTTAACTCTATGCTCGGAAATCCTAGCCAGATTTTTAAAAACTCCGGTTACATCGATTCTAATCAGTGGATTGATACCGTTAGTTCCTGGAAGTGGTATATATTACACTATGTTTTACATGCTAGAAAAAGATATGGAAAAGGCTGTTTTTAAAGGTGTCGAAACTATGTTTGCAGCAGGAGCTCTTTCTTTTGGGATAGTAGTTGTTTCATCCCTTGTAAGAATTCTTAAGACCGGACAAAAAAATAGACATTCAAGAAACATGTCTTAA
- a CDS encoding threonine/serine exporter family protein, with protein sequence MTLNKILKIASYAGKMILENGGETYRAEDAVTRISELHNATADCFATLSGIIVSVTKDDVTLSNVIRIRSRTVNLEKVHQINDLARDADSYNCNEFMEKLKAVDKIPRYSMLLNFIFYCTTAASFALIFGGNAQDFLGTLPIGGAIYLLSYSFSKYELNGIFVNTLGGALSAFMAHYLHIIHIIDNTDKAVIGSLMLLVPGLALTNGIRDIIAGDYMTGMARGAEALLVATSLAVGTGVAISYLMTGGTF encoded by the coding sequence ATGACATTAAATAAAATACTTAAAATAGCTTCCTATGCAGGAAAAATGATCTTAGAAAACGGAGGGGAGACTTATAGAGCCGAGGATGCAGTAACTCGAATCTCTGAACTCCATAATGCTACAGCCGATTGTTTTGCTACCTTGAGTGGTATTATAGTATCGGTTACAAAAGATGATGTAACTCTCTCAAATGTTATCCGTATAAGATCCAGAACAGTTAACTTGGAGAAGGTGCATCAAATAAACGATCTTGCTAGAGATGCAGATAGCTACAACTGTAATGAATTCATGGAAAAATTAAAGGCAGTAGATAAGATTCCCAGATATTCTATGCTCCTTAATTTTATCTTTTACTGCACAACCGCTGCTTCTTTCGCTTTAATTTTTGGAGGGAATGCTCAAGATTTTCTGGGAACACTTCCTATCGGAGGAGCTATATACCTACTTTCTTACTCTTTTAGTAAGTATGAATTAAATGGAATATTTGTAAACACATTAGGAGGAGCCCTCAGCGCTTTTATGGCTCACTACCTCCATATAATCCATATAATTGATAACACTGACAAAGCCGTCATAGGTTCCCTGATGCTATTAGTTCCAGGACTTGCATTGACCAACGGGATCAGAGATATTATCGCAGGAGATTATATGACAGGAATGGCTCGTGGAGCAGAAGCTCTCCTCGTAGCCACTTCTTTAGCTGTAGGAACAGGTGTTGCTATAAGTTATCTTATGACAGGAGGTACTTTTTAG
- a CDS encoding dicarboxylate/amino acid:cation symporter, with protein MKKISNSTMILIAMVLGILAGAFLGEKGVIFAPLGNIFISLIKMLVIPLVFFSIISGAAALGKTKSAGKVGVFTIVYYLGTSAISVVLGLLAGNIFKPGLGVKVPASLMTDATTYAENSNVAGFWDTIQGIIPGNPFESLVSGNILQILFFALFFGIALSTMDEKKQKPVTDILDTVNDGMIWMIKKVLVIAPLGVFGLMTNSIALFGMDIMVLVLKLLAVFSGTLGIIHFIVIPMLVKVLGGMNPLTFLKGMKETQILAFASASSMATLPINKQECEELGVKQEVTSFVLPLGATINMNGNAMLYALTAVFFAQMFGVELGMAQYTAIILTSVLGAIGTAGVPGPALLVVAVLVAAGIPVTALPLIFGVDRLFDMMRTSTNVLGDASCAIIVEKMIIEESAKESVLKEA; from the coding sequence ATGAAAAAAATAAGTAACAGTACAATGATATTGATAGCGATGGTTCTAGGTATCCTAGCAGGAGCATTTTTAGGAGAAAAAGGTGTGATCTTTGCACCATTAGGAAATATTTTTATTAGCTTGATCAAGATGCTGGTTATACCTTTGGTATTTTTTAGTATTATTTCTGGGGCAGCGGCATTGGGGAAAACTAAATCAGCAGGGAAAGTTGGAGTATTTACAATAGTTTATTATTTAGGTACATCAGCAATATCTGTTGTATTAGGGTTATTGGCAGGGAATATCTTTAAGCCAGGTTTAGGTGTAAAGGTTCCGGCTTCACTGATGACAGATGCTACTACATATGCAGAAAATTCCAATGTAGCCGGGTTTTGGGATACAATCCAAGGAATTATCCCTGGAAACCCATTTGAATCATTGGTGAGTGGAAATATCTTGCAGATATTATTCTTTGCACTATTCTTCGGAATAGCGCTATCTACAATGGATGAGAAAAAGCAAAAACCAGTAACGGATATTTTGGATACTGTAAATGATGGGATGATATGGATGATAAAAAAAGTATTGGTCATTGCACCATTAGGAGTTTTTGGATTGATGACTAATTCAATTGCGTTATTCGGTATGGATATAATGGTATTAGTTCTTAAATTATTAGCTGTTTTCAGTGGAACATTGGGAATAATTCATTTTATCGTGATCCCTATGTTGGTAAAAGTGTTAGGCGGGATGAACCCACTGACTTTCTTAAAAGGAATGAAGGAAACTCAGATATTAGCATTTGCTTCAGCTTCTTCAATGGCTACGTTGCCTATAAATAAACAGGAATGCGAAGAATTGGGTGTAAAGCAAGAGGTGACGTCATTTGTATTACCGTTAGGAGCTACAATTAATATGAATGGAAATGCTATGTTATATGCGTTGACAGCGGTATTCTTTGCTCAAATGTTTGGGGTAGAATTGGGAATGGCTCAGTATACGGCAATAATTTTAACTTCTGTATTGGGAGCAATTGGAACAGCAGGGGTTCCAGGACCTGCATTATTGGTAGTAGCAGTATTGGTAGCAGCAGGAATTCCAGTAACAGCACTACCACTTATCTTTGGGGTAGATAGATTGTTTGATATGATGAGAACTTCTACAAATGTATTAGGAGATGCTTCTTGTGCTATAATCGTGGAAAAGATGATAATAGAGGAATCGGCAAAAGAATCGGTATTGAAGGAAGCATAA
- the ylxM gene encoding YlxM family DNA-binding protein yields the protein MELNEFLEISILLGYYGNLLSDKQRTYMEEHFEDDYSLSEIAKSHGISRQAVYDNIKRGIKILKGYEEKIGFLKREKEIRQSLKELKANYSEAKLDSLIASFDI from the coding sequence ATGGAATTAAATGAATTTTTAGAAATTTCGATACTTTTAGGTTACTACGGGAACCTTTTAAGTGATAAACAGAGAACCTATATGGAAGAGCACTTTGAAGATGATTATTCTCTTTCTGAGATTGCAAAATCTCACGGTATCAGCAGACAAGCAGTCTATGATAACATCAAGAGGGGAATTAAAATTCTGAAAGGGTATGAAGAAAAAATAGGGTTCCTAAAGAGAGAAAAAGAAATAAGACAGAGTTTGAAAGAACTAAAGGCAAATTATAGTGAAGCAAAGTTAGACAGCTTAATAGCAAGTTTTGATATATAA
- the ffh gene encoding signal recognition particle protein, producing the protein MLDNLGNKFQGIFKKVRGHGKLTEDNIKAALKEVRLSLLEADVNYRVVKDFVNKIKEKAVGENTLSGINPGQQFIKIVNDELTELLGGTNARLTKAHRGPTIIMLAGLQGAGKTTFAAKLAKYLKKNGEKPFLVGADVYRPAAMKQLQVLGDQIGVPVYYEEGSKDAVGICQAGVKKARAEEATYIILDTAGRLHIDEGLMEELNQIRKKVRPQEILLVVDAMIGQDAVNLASSFNETLSIDGVVLTKLDGDTRGGSALSIKAVVGKPIKFIGVGEKLEDIELFHPERLVSRILGMGDVVSLVERAQGAIDEDEAKLLEEKLRKQEFDLEDFLKQLQNIKKMGPIGNILKMLPGVGDLGDLAPAEKEMKKTEAIIQSMTVEERRKPKVINASRKKRIARGSATQVHDINKMLKQFEQMKGMMKMFSGGKGMPGMPKMGKGFKLPF; encoded by the coding sequence ATGTTAGATAATTTAGGAAATAAATTCCAAGGAATATTTAAAAAGGTAAGGGGACATGGAAAATTAACAGAGGATAATATAAAGGCTGCCTTAAAAGAAGTAAGGTTGTCATTATTAGAAGCTGATGTTAACTACCGTGTAGTAAAGGACTTTGTAAATAAAATAAAGGAAAAAGCTGTAGGAGAAAATACACTTAGTGGTATCAATCCTGGACAGCAATTTATAAAAATCGTAAATGATGAATTAACAGAACTATTAGGTGGGACAAATGCGAGATTAACTAAGGCTCACAGAGGTCCGACAATAATCATGTTAGCTGGATTGCAGGGAGCAGGTAAAACTACCTTTGCAGCTAAGTTAGCAAAATATTTGAAAAAAAATGGAGAGAAACCGTTTTTAGTAGGGGCAGACGTATATAGACCGGCAGCTATGAAACAACTTCAAGTTTTAGGAGACCAGATTGGTGTACCTGTATATTACGAAGAAGGAAGTAAAGACGCTGTAGGTATTTGTCAAGCTGGTGTAAAAAAAGCCAGAGCCGAAGAAGCAACTTATATAATCCTGGATACAGCAGGAAGACTCCATATAGATGAAGGTCTTATGGAAGAGTTAAATCAGATAAGAAAAAAAGTCAGACCTCAAGAAATACTATTAGTAGTAGATGCAATGATTGGTCAAGATGCAGTTAATTTAGCAAGCAGTTTCAACGAAACTTTAAGTATAGATGGTGTAGTATTAACAAAGTTAGATGGAGACACCAGAGGTGGATCTGCGCTATCAATCAAAGCAGTAGTTGGAAAGCCGATTAAATTTATTGGTGTAGGAGAAAAGCTAGAGGATATCGAATTATTTCATCCTGAAAGATTAGTATCTAGAATCCTAGGAATGGGAGATGTGGTTTCCTTGGTTGAAAGAGCTCAAGGTGCCATAGATGAAGATGAAGCTAAGTTACTAGAAGAAAAATTAAGAAAGCAAGAATTTGATTTAGAAGATTTTCTAAAGCAATTACAAAATATAAAGAAAATGGGACCTATTGGAAATATCTTGAAGATGTTACCAGGAGTAGGAGATCTAGGAGATCTAGCACCAGCTGAAAAAGAGATGAAAAAAACAGAAGCAATTATTCAGTCTATGACTGTAGAAGAAAGAAGAAAACCAAAAGTTATAAATGCCAGTAGAAAGAAAAGAATAGCTAGAGGATCTGCTACCCAAGTTCATGACATAAATAAGATGTTAAAGCAATTTGAACAAATGAAGGGTATGATGAAGATGTTCAGCGGTGGTAAAGGGATGCCTGGAATGCCTAAGATGGGTAAAGGGTTCAAATTACCGTTTTAA
- the rpsP gene encoding 30S ribosomal protein S16, protein MLKIRLTRLGSKKRPVYRVVAMEALQKRDGKAIAYLGNYYPLEDSKVVLKEEEILRLLGNGAQPTRTVKSLLTKAGIWAKFEESKKN, encoded by the coding sequence ATGTTAAAGATTAGATTAACTAGATTAGGAAGCAAGAAGAGACCTGTTTACAGAGTAGTAGCAATGGAAGCATTACAAAAAAGAGATGGAAAGGCAATAGCTTACTTAGGTAACTACTATCCATTAGAAGATTCTAAAGTAGTATTAAAAGAGGAAGAAATCTTAAGATTATTAGGAAACGGAGCTCAACCTACGAGAACTGTTAAATCTTTATTAACTAAAGCTGGAATCTGGGCTAAGTTTGAAGAATCAAAGAAAAACTAA
- a CDS encoding sugar transferase, producing MRHNKNTLTRIIFFTIIYLTYYKLFRVFHRSDNLAFYIMFLIMGLSYYLVGYLDFSNGKITKKDIVYSVAINFILGGINYVFTGSKKEFTVFIVMIIVANLVKCLLASLNKSRINVLLTGENKLTNKIKKSIVKSDRYVYVGKCCSENIENLKEIVFEKKIDMIIITEKSILRDYQNLLLDLKLKGIKIQTYWQFNEETEGKIDVTKIDEKWLIYSVGFNILHNSLQRRVKRLFDIVVATLIAIPAFPIMVITAILLKIIGLIDKKESGPLLFCQMRVGLGNEPFKMYKLRSMITKEHWAAVGFDPEKESWTTIGDPRVTKLGNFLRKTRLDELPQLLNVFRGDMSFVGPRPESVVYVEELEKTIPFYNLRHSVQPGLTGWAQVMYPYGATVEDSLRKLEFDLYYIKYQNFVLDLGIFFKTVKTVLFGRGR from the coding sequence ATGAGACATAATAAAAACACACTTACAAGAATTATATTTTTTACAATTATATATCTAACTTATTATAAGTTATTCAGAGTATTTCATAGATCAGATAATTTAGCTTTTTATATTATGTTTTTAATTATGGGGTTATCCTATTATCTTGTAGGTTACTTAGATTTTAGTAATGGGAAGATCACAAAAAAAGATATAGTATATTCAGTAGCAATAAATTTTATTTTAGGTGGAATAAACTATGTTTTTACAGGAAGTAAAAAAGAATTCACTGTATTTATTGTGATGATAATAGTAGCGAATTTAGTTAAATGTTTATTGGCGAGTTTAAATAAAAGTAGAATAAATGTTCTTTTGACGGGAGAAAATAAACTAACTAATAAAATAAAAAAAAGTATTGTTAAATCTGATAGGTATGTTTATGTAGGAAAGTGCTGTAGTGAAAATATAGAGAATTTAAAAGAAATTGTCTTTGAAAAAAAAATAGATATGATAATAATAACAGAAAAATCTATTCTAAGAGATTACCAAAATTTACTGTTGGATCTTAAATTAAAAGGGATAAAGATACAGACCTACTGGCAGTTTAATGAAGAAACCGAGGGGAAAATTGATGTTACTAAGATCGATGAAAAATGGTTGATTTATAGTGTTGGTTTTAACATCCTTCATAACAGTCTTCAAAGAAGGGTTAAAAGATTATTTGATATAGTAGTAGCAACTTTAATAGCTATCCCAGCTTTTCCAATAATGGTGATAACTGCTATCTTGTTAAAGATAATAGGGCTAATAGATAAAAAAGAGTCTGGGCCCCTATTATTTTGTCAGATGAGGGTAGGATTAGGGAACGAACCTTTTAAGATGTATAAGCTTCGAAGTATGATAACTAAGGAACACTGGGCAGCGGTAGGTTTTGATCCGGAAAAGGAAAGTTGGACAACTATAGGAGATCCTAGGGTTACGAAATTAGGTAATTTTTTAAGGAAAACTAGATTAGATGAGTTACCACAGTTGTTAAATGTATTTCGAGGAGATATGTCTTTTGTAGGACCAAGACCAGAAAGTGTAGTTTATGTGGAGGAGCTGGAAAAAACAATCCCGTTTTATAATTTGAGACATAGTGTACAACCTGGATTAACAGGATGGGCACAGGTAATGTATCCCTATGGGGCTACTGTAGAAGATTCGCTGAGAAAGCTGGAGTTTGATCTTTACTATATAAAATATCAAAACTTTGTTCTAGATTTAGGGATATTTTTTAAAACGGTGAAGACGGTGTTGTTTGGAAGAGGAAGGTAG
- a CDS encoding glycosyltransferase, whose amino-acid sequence MEKFSVLMSVYKNEKAEYMKLALESIYTEQILKPNEIVLVQDGPLTKELYELINKYKEKYKGILKIVSLKKNMGLGNALNIGLKKCSYEIVARMDTDDIAFPERFEKQIPYISKNKELGVLGSSLLEFEGTKDNILAEKKAPIKNIDKYIKFRNPINHPTVVFRKSEVLAVGSYKEINLFEDYYLWARMYMNNSKIENLGDVLLYFRSSIETYERRGGWKYVRAECSLQKEFFKINLINLSEYIRNIIIRNLGKIVPNRIRKIIYLELLR is encoded by the coding sequence ATGGAAAAATTTTCAGTTTTGATGTCGGTATATAAAAATGAAAAAGCTGAATATATGAAGTTAGCTTTGGAAAGCATCTATACAGAACAAATATTAAAACCAAATGAGATAGTATTAGTTCAAGACGGCCCTCTTACAAAGGAACTTTACGAATTAATAAATAAATATAAAGAAAAATATAAAGGGATTTTAAAAATTGTATCTTTAAAAAAAAATATGGGGTTAGGAAATGCATTAAATATAGGTTTAAAAAAATGCTCATATGAGATAGTGGCTAGAATGGATACTGATGATATAGCTTTTCCTGAAAGGTTTGAAAAGCAAATCCCTTATATAAGCAAAAATAAAGAATTGGGAGTGCTCGGAAGCTCTTTATTGGAATTTGAAGGAACTAAAGATAATATATTGGCAGAAAAAAAAGCACCAATTAAAAATATAGATAAATATATAAAATTTAGGAATCCGATAAATCATCCAACTGTAGTATTTAGAAAATCAGAAGTTTTAGCTGTAGGGAGTTATAAAGAAATAAATTTATTTGAAGACTATTATTTATGGGCTAGAATGTATATGAATAATAGTAAAATAGAAAATTTAGGAGATGTGTTATTATATTTTAGATCATCAATAGAAACGTATGAAAGACGTGGTGGTTGGAAATATGTAAGAGCTGAGTGTAGTTTACAAAAAGAATTTTTTAAAATAAATTTAATTAATCTAAGTGAGTATATTAGAAATATAATAATAAGGAATTTAGGGAAAATAGTTCCAAATAGAATAAGGAAAATAATTTATTTAGAGTTATTGAGGTAA